A section of the Papio anubis isolate 15944 chromosome 4, Panubis1.0, whole genome shotgun sequence genome encodes:
- the RIPPLY3 gene encoding LOW QUALITY PROTEIN: protein ripply3 (The sequence of the model RefSeq protein was modified relative to this genomic sequence to represent the inferred CDS: substituted 1 base at 1 genomic stop codon): MESEAAAGARKARGRGCHCPGDAPWRPPPPRGPESPAPWRPWIQTPGDAELTRTGRPLEPRADQHAFGSKGAFGFQHPVRVYLPMSKRQEYLQSSGEQVLASFPVQATIDFYDDESTESASEAEDPEEGPPPLHLPPQEAGGLQENGRDQGINXGQRSSGGGDSWGEGPLPHGDSSRGGECSSSK, translated from the exons ATGGAGTCCGAGGCCGCGGCCGGAGCCCGGAAGGCGCGGGGGCGCGGCTGTCACTGCCCCGGGGACGCTCCCTGGAGGCCTCCGCCACCGCGCGGGCCGGAGAG CCCCGCGCCCTGGCGACCTTGGATCCAGACACCTGGAGATGCTGAGCTGACCAGAACGGGAAGGCCG CTTGAACCTAGGGCTGACCAACACGCTTTTGGATCAAAGGGAGCCTTTGGGTTTCAGCATCCTGTAAG AGTCTATTTACCCATGTCAAAGCGTCAAGAATACCTGCAGAGCTCCGGGGAGCAAGTGCTGGCCAGTTTCCCAGTGCAAGCCACGATTGACTTCTACGACGATGAGTCCACTGAGTCTGCTTCGGAAGCTGAAGATCCAGAGGAAGGACCCCCGCCCCTCCATCTTCcaccccaggaggcaggaggtctGCAGGAAAACGGCAGAGACCAGGGCATCAACTGAGGGCAGCGATCCTCAGGAGGGGGTGACTCCTGGGGGGAGGGTCCGCTCCCTCATGGCGACTCCTCAAGGGGCGGCGAGTGCTCCTCATCCAAatga